The window TGTAAGATATAAGCACCAACAAAGGCAAAAATTATTCCAAAGATAAAACCTTCGATTGATTTTTTAGGACTGGCTTTTAGAAGCCCCCTATGCTTCCCGAATGCCATACCCAGAAAATAGGCAAATGTATCTGTAGTCCAGATCAGTATTATTAATGAAATGACCAGATATTCACCATTTTCAAGACCTCGAAGTCTATAGACAAAAGAGTAGAGTAATGGTTGATAAACAATGGCAAAGGTAGCTAAAGCCAATCTATTGGTTGCACCTTCAATTCTGTTGGCAAAAATGTCATAGGCGGCAATAATGAGCAGTATAGCAAGAAATGAGATTATAATACCTTCCTGCCCAAAAAACAATACCAACCAGAGAAAAATCAAACCGAGTGGTATAACGCAACATGGTATCACCCCGTATTTCTGTTTAAAAAGCTGCCTTAATTCATAAAGCCCAACAACAGTAAAGATTGATAGCATAATCATAAGAGGAATATCTCCCCTCAACAACGCTACTAAAATCAGGGGGATAAAAATAACTGCTACTATGATTCTTTTCAGGACTATCATTATTCTGACGCTCCAAATCTTCTTTTTCTTTTCTGATAATCTAATATTGCCTTAATGAATTCTACTCGGTTAAAATCAGGCCAAAGTGTTTCAGTGAACCATAACTCAGCATAGGCAGATTGCCAAATGAGAAAGTTGGAAAGCCGTAGCTCACCACTAGTTCTTATCAATAGATCGGGATCGGGCATATCACCGGTATAGAGATATTTCCGCAGCAGTTTATCATCTATCTCTTCCTCTTTGAGAAGACCTTTTTGATGATCTTTGAGCATCTTCTGAGCCATCTCTACTAACTCTTGCCTGCCACCGTAGTTCATTGCTACATTAAGATTTAAACCTGTATTATCCCAACTCTTTTTACAGGTTCTAGTTATCTTGTGGTAATACTTTTCATCCAATCCCTTCTTACTCCCGATAAAACGGACTACAATATTGTTTTTTGCTAGTTCATCTATCTCTTTTAGAAGTGTATCCATAATCAGTTTCAGTAATCCATGCACTTCCGTTTTGGGACGTCGCCAGTTCTCTGTTGAGAAGGCATAAATAGTCAGATAATGCAACCCAATCTCTACACTAGATTCTACCACTTCTCGGACTGCATTTGCCCCATGTTTGTGACCATTCAAGCGAGTAGTGTTATGACGTCTAGCCCATCTCCCATTGCCGTCCATTATAATCCCGATATGCTCTGGTAGTTTATCTTGATTCACTAAAGCCAACAACTCTTTGTATTTTTCCATACCCACTTCCTTATAAAATCTAACCCGTAAACTTTTTGTCTCTATTACTTTCTTTCAAGTGCTTTATTCTTGAGAAACTCATAAATAAAACCGTCTAGATCACCCTCCATTACTGCACTCAAATTTCCTGTTTCATAATCAGTACGATGATCTTTAACCATCTGATACGGATGAAAAACATATGAACGGATCTGATTTCCCCATCCGATATCTGTTTTTTGCTTTTCTACTGCTTCCTTTTCCTGATCTTGAATCTCTTCGTAATATTTATAAAGCCGAGAGCGAAGTAATCTCATTGCTGTCTCACGATTTTTAATCTGAGATCTCTCTTTTTGGCATTGTACAATGATCCCGGTCGGTAAGTGTGTTATTCTGACAGCAGAGTCAGTAGTATTAACATGCTGACCTCCTGCCCCACTAGCCCTGTAGGTATCAATCTTTAAGTCGTTAGGGCTAATCTCTACCTCTATCTCATCTTCAACAATGGGATAAACAAATATTGAAGCAAAGGAGGTCTGTCGTTTTCCCTGTGCATTAAAAGGTGAAATACGAACTAATCTATGAACTCCAGACTCACACTTTAAAAAACCATAAACATAAGATCCACTGATCTCCATTGTTACACTCTTTATCCCTGCCTCTTCTCCGGGAAGCAGATCATCTATAGAAACCTTGAAACCTTTATTGTCTGCCCAACGACGATACATTCTCATCAACATCTCTGCCCAATCTTGAGATTCTGTGCCACCAGCTCCGGGATGAATTGTCAAGATAGCATCATTGCTATCATCTGGCTCATTCAAAATAAATTCAATTTCTATTTTCTTGCTTATATTTTTGTACTCTTTATACTTAGATATTGCTTCGTTAAGAAATTCCTCGTTATCTTCTTCTTCTATAAGTAGTTGATAGGTTTCCAGATCACTGATGATTTTCTGTAATTCATTATCTTTTTCTATCTTCTCACGTAGAAGGGTTAACTCCTTAGTAATGGTTTTTGCAGCTTTTTGATCTGACCAGAATCCGGGTTCATTGGTTTTTATTTCTAATTGAGAAATATTGTGAGATATTCCCTTTATATCAAAGATACCTCCGAATTTCCTGTAATTTCTCTACTAAACTCTCAATTTCTCTAATTAACTCTTGTGAATCCATATTGATCTCCTCAATTATTGTTTATATCTTTCGTTTATTTTTCTTAAGACTTTTCTGCCCCTTCTTTGACTCGACAAACAATATTAACTACTTCCAAGGGATCAAATAATCCTTCGCTTCTTCGTTAAAATACCTGTCGGTCATTGTTGCTATAAAATCTCTCACTTGTTCTGGAGGCGAGAAATGCTGTAAATACTCTTCACTTTTGTTGTCTAAAAAATGTTTGAATACCTTTGAATCCCTGTTCTCCTTCTCAATATCAACCATATATTTTTCAAAGAGGAGCGCCATAGATCTTTCAATCATATCATTATACGCTTTGACATTGTCATTATGATAGATTCTCTCATAATTGAATTTCTTCAGTTTTTCCAGATAGTGAGAAGTCTCCTCATCAAAGGAAACATAATCTTTTTCGTAACTATTTTGAACAACGCTCTTTATCAAAGTATCAACAATATCACTATTCCTATTGCCTAGATATTTAGCACAATCTTCAGGCAACTCTTCTCGTTTCAATATATTAAATCTAATCGCATCCTCAATATCCTGCCCTATATAGGCAACTGTATCGGTTATTCTTACTACGCAACCCTCCAAATTAGCCGGCATCCAATTTTCTACTTTGTTTCCTCTATTTACTACTTGGATATAATTTTGCAGATCTTGCTCTTTTTTTGTTCTTTTGGGATATAATCTCGTATTATGTACTTCACCGTCATGAGAAAGAATTCCATCTCGAACCTGAAAGGTTAGATTAAGCCCGTTACCACGTCTCGCTATATAATCTACGATGTGAAGACTTTCGATATTATGATGGAACTCTCCTATGCCGTATTTTAGGCAGCAATCGTTCAATGCCTTCTCTCCATCATGCCCAAACGGAGGGTGTCCTAAATCATGCCCCAAAGCAATAGCTTCGATCAGATCTTCATTTAATCTCAATAACTTGCCGATTGTACGAGATATTTGTGAAACATAAGTTGTATGCAGACTCCTGTTAGTCATCTCTTCATCGAACATATTAGAAAATGAAAAGACCTGTGTTTTACCTTGATAACGTCGATACGAGCCACTATAGAGGATTCGGTCTCTATCGAGCACAAAATCTGTCCTTAATCTTGTTCGCGTTTCTTCTCTTAACCTATATGCTTCTCTATTTCTGCAAGCATAGGGTGATAAATGCTCTTCTGCTATTTTATGGCTTTCTTCGTAAATCTTCTTTAATTCTTGTCTCTTGATCATCTTTATTACCTCTTGATAAATCGCATATAGTATGGAGGATAGCCCTTTTTCTTTAGTTTTTGTTCAAAATGAGTCTCAATATGGCCATCAAACGGTTCTCTACTAAATCCTTCCGGATAAAAAGACGTAAATCGGTCATTATCCCTGAAGTGTTTGACTATCCATTTCATATATTCCTCATGATCCGTAGTTACAAGGACCTCTCCCTCATCCTGTAATATCTTAAACAGACTCACCAAAAATCCATTTTGAATGAGACGGTTTTTAAAATGTTTCCTTTTCGGCCATGGATCAGGATGAAAGATATAAATCCTCTCAACAGATCCGGATTCTATCATTTTTAGAAACTCTTCATCAACTTTCACTTTCATCAATCTAACATTAGAATGTTTTTCCATATCTAACTTTTTTAGCATTGTAACAATTCTTTTATGCTTCAGTTCTAGACCTAGGAAATTTCTATCAGGTTCTAAAAGAGCTATTTCGACAATGAACTCTCCTCGCCCACATCCTATCTCAATGTGCACGGGTCGATCATTATGAAAAATCTCCTCAAACCTAATTTTATTCCTTACTGCTTCACACAGGAAGAATTCTTCTTTATCTTTCATTGATATATTCTCGCTTGTCAAGTCTATTTTATCAGATAACCTTTTTTAATCATATGCTAAAATTGATTAGGGTTTTCTTAATTGTTAAAAGGTATAAGCTTGATTCCTAAACACCTGTTCAAAACATGGATACATTCGTTATACCTTTGTATTAAAGAAGAACATTAAGTTGGATGACTCAAAGTTAATCTTTACTCCTCGGATGCGCCTGTTTATAGATTTTCAATAGATCTGTATGAGAAATATGGGTATATTTCTCTGTCGTTGAAAGGTTACTATGCCCGAGCATCTCTTGGATGGCTCTTAGGTCAGCACCTCTGGAAAGCAAATGCGTTGCAAAGGAATGTCTTATTGTGTGAGGAGTATATCCCTTTGTACGAGCTACTAATCTAATATATCTATCCAAAATAGCTCTAATTTCATCTGGATGTAGAGGTTTCCCGCTTTTAGAGAGAAACAAGGATTCATCACTATATTTGGATAAAAACTTATACCTTATCTTTTCATATTCTTCCAAATGTTCCTTAGCTATTTTGCCAATCGGTACTAACCTTATTTTATTCCCTTTCCCCAAGACCCTTATCATACCTTTTTTCAGATCAATATCTTTTCGCTGGCAACCGGCTATTTCTGAGATACGTAATCCGCTGGAATACATCAATTCCATTATAGCTCTATTCCTTTTCCCAAATTTACTTGTAGTGTCAGGTATATTTAAGAGAGTTTCCATCTCCTTTTCGGTAAAATATGTAGGAATATAAGATTCTGTCTTAGGCATTGACATCCCTGTCAGCGGATTATGTGTTAAAATACCTTGTCTTACAGCAAAAATAAAGAAATTATTAATTGCTGTCATTTTACGCGAAAGGGTTTTATTACAGCGTTTAGTAACACTCAATTCCCTCAGATAGTCACGCATCATTAACTTTGTTATCACTTCAGGTATGACTACTTCACCTTCAAAGTACTTAGATACATAACCAAAAAACTGCTCTATATCACTGACATATGCTCTTACAGTATGCTCTGATGCACCCGTAGATTTCAGATATTGCCTGTAAAGATCTATCTTATCTTTCATATCGTTAAACCTGATTTACTAATGTAACTCTATCTACTAATTTAGTTTCCTCGTCAAGAATTCTCTTCTTACACATATCCCTGCGACAATAATACTGTGAGAGGCTGAACTTTTATTGAGGCAAAAATGGCGGACGATTATAGAATAAAAAATCAATAATTACGATATAATTTCAAATATTTATTGACTTTTTCCTCAATGTATCTTCATTACCAACATGTTCAAAAATGAAAAAAGAAAAAATGATGTTGGATCTATTGAGAGCATTGATTTACTTTAAGGATTGTAGATAAATATGTTATCATTCGAATTTAAAGCAAGTGAATATTATCCTGACCTGATTACTAACAAGGCAATCTTTCAGCAAACAGCTTTTACGGAAAGAGAGATACCCCGTTTTGTTGCCGAATCGATTATTGCAGATTTCATGAAGGAAGGCACAGAACTAACAGATATTATTCGGGATCAAATAAACGGTTTTATTGAGAATCATGTACCCCACAAGTCACAAAGAGGTGAACTCAAACAAAAATTTCTTAGTTTTGAAGTAGTAAACCTATTAGATAATTATTCTGTTGCAGTAAACAATAATAATGACGAAAAGTACCTACGGATACCATTTTTAAACCTCAATTATGCCGGAGTGATAGCAAAGATTGTTCAAGACAATGAAAATCTTCTCAAACAAGGGGTCTGGGGAATTGGTGAACTTTTTTATGTTCCTTCACCAGACAAATCGGGCGAAGGACAAGTCTGGATGCTTAACTTTCAACCATACAAAACAAAACCAGTAGATCTAATTGCCTTTATTGAGTATCGTAAATTTTTCAATATCACTGAATGGATAGATTTACTTATTTCTTCAATGGGGATAAATCCCGTTGATAATGAAGAACAACAAAAGTTAATACTGCTATCAAGACTAATCCCTTTATTAGAACCAAGTATCAATTTAATTGAGTTGTCATCAACAAAAGATAGATCTTTGAAGATGGATCGGTTCTCACATTATGCAAGTGTTACTCAAGGACCCAGAATCTCGCATGAAACTCTCTTCTATAACCCAAAGATTTTTGTCTCAGGACTCTTAAAACGCTATGATACAATTATGATTGATAATACAAAACATATTAAAGATGATGATAGCGGAAAACTCCTTACTAAGTTGATTACATATCTTAAAATAGGCAAATTCTTTGACGGTAGTTCTGAGACCACTGCCAATACAAATTTAGTGTTATCAACAGACATTAGTTTAGATGAGCATAATATCCCGGTTAATTACGATATGAGCTGCTTCCAAGAACTCCCTCCATTTCTTCAGAAAACCGAGTTAATAGAACTATTCGATGGTGTTATTCAAGATTGGCATCTTCCTACTCCAATCCATGATACACCATCCGAATATATCGGTCTTAAGGGTTATATCTTTGCCGAATTACTTCACGAGCTCAGAAGACACAAGTATTACTCTAACTGTGTTAAGCAAAATATTCGGTTGAACGGATCAGAAGATATGAAAGACCAAAAAGCGATTCTCAAAATGGCTACAGCCTACTATAAACTTTTATTCCCACATCAACAACTTACACTTGCTGAATTCAACCATTACTGTTTGCAACCTGCGATAGAGTTAAGACAAACCCTCCGTGATGAACTTCATAAACTAAACAAATGCGTACCAAAGGTTACACTTGCTATAAAATAGGACAAACTCCTACAACTGGTAACAACTCTCGCAGATTTCATTTTCTTCATTATTGCTTTCATACTATACCACTCGTTGTAGCTAATTCTTTATCAACGTTGCCTCCCTTCATTCATTAGGCACCCTACGAGTCGGCCCTATCCGACTCGTAGGATGCCTAAAGGTTGACCTAATGTTAAATATTTGATAATCAGAGATAAAACAAGTTGAACCAAAACAAAAAAGCCCTCTTTAAGAGGGCTTTAATATGGCTCCGGAAGAGGGATTCGAACCCCCGACCTAGTGGTTAACAGCCACCCGCTCTACCGCTGAGCTATTCCGGAATATTAACTAAGAACGAATACAGCAAAAAAAAGTCGGTATCTTCGTCAAGTAGTATTTTTCAATCTTAATTGTTTTGATGAAGATCCAGGCTGTATGGTCTTCCGATCTGTTTATTATATCTTTTCTATGATACAGAGAACTTCGTCTTTACCCGCATTATCTCCGGCATTCTTGGTAATGAGTTTCACTATACCGTCACTGTGAGCAGTAAGGTTATTATACATCTTCATTGCTTCCAGAACAACAACTGTATCTCCTGCTTTAACTGTATCTCCGACTTGAACTTTATACTCAACCACCATTCCGGGAATAGGAGCAACGATTTCATCTTCACCTACATCGGCATGAACTTCATCTTTAGCCGGTTGGGCTGGTTTTGCCTGCGGTTTAGCAGGTGTCGGAGCAGGTCTCTTAACTACAGGAGCAGTTTTAGGAGTTGCTATAGTGCCTGGATTGGCTGAAACCTTAACAGGATGATGTTGATCAACTTCTACTTCAACTTTAAAATATTCATCGTCAACAAAGACATTAAAACTTCTGAGGTTTTCCGGTTTTTGAATAGTTTCTTTCTTTGACTTTTCTACTAATTCCCCTGCTAATGCTTTCTTGATCAATTCTTGTTCCCTTTGGCAATCTTCATCAGTACGAGGTTTGACTTCAGCAGGTATCTCTTCCAATCCGTATTTCCACTTAAGGAATTTTTTACCTGTTACTGGATAGAGTGCTACTATCAAAACGTCATCCAGATCTTTTGCTAATCCCTCAACCTCTTTTTCAACTTTGGGTAGTTCAGGTTCCAATACATCACCGGGACGAACAGAAATCGGTTTTTCACCTCGTGGATAGTCTTTTAGTGCCCTTTTCTGTACTTCAGGATTTATTGGAGCGGGAGTTGCGCCATAGAGACCATAACAAAGATCTTTTACCTGTTCTGTGATATTCTTATATTCACCTCGGTATGAATCAAACAGGACGTTATTGACTGCTTGAATACCGACGATCTGACTCGTTGGAGTTACCAAGGGAACCTGCCCCAGATCTTTTCTGACCTCCGGAAGAATCTCGAACACTTCATCAAGCTTATCTAAAGCATTCATCTGGCGCAGTTGATTGACAAGATTGGAAAGCATACCACCGGGAGTTTGATGTAATATAACATTTGTATCAATGATCGACATTTTCGTGTCATCTAGGAAACAGCGATATTTAGGAGTTACTTTTTCTAACTGTCGGTCAATCTCAGCTAAGAGTTCGATATCGAAACCTGTATCTCTGGAAGTACCGTATAGAGAGACAACAATCGGCTCAACAGCAGGATGAGAAGTTCGATAAGCATAAGGTGCTAAGCAAGTATCGACAAGATCGACACCAGCTTCTATAGCTTTGAATATTGCCAGATCACCCATACCGGAAGTAAAATGAGTATGAAGATGAATAGGAACGTTCAAATGAGCTTTGAGTGCTTTCACAAGATTATAGGCATCATATGGTGAGATCAATCCCGCCATATCTTTGATACAGACGGTTTCTGCACCCATTTCTTCTAATTGTTTACCTTTCTGCAGATAATAATCAATATTATAGATTTCTCCACCCATTCTATATTCGGTTAAAGAATAACAAATCGTCCCTTGAAAATGTTTACCGTTCTTCTTGATTATTTTTAGTGCAGTCTCAAAATTTCGAAAGTCATTAAGAGCATCAAAGACACGAAAAATATCAATACCATTATCACAGGCACGTTGGACAAAAGCTTCAACTATATCATCGGCATAATTACGGTATCCAACAAGATTCTGACCGCGGAGTAACATAGAGAAAGGGGTATTTTTAATATGTTTCTTGAGGGTTCTGATCCTCTCCCAAGGATCTTCTCCCAGAAAACGATGCATGGTATCAAAAGTAGCTCCTCCCCAGACTTCCATGGAATAGAAACCTACCTGATCTATCAATTCTGCAACCGGCAACATATCTTCCGTTCTACCTCGTGTTGCGAAGATCGATTGATGTCCATCCCTAAATGTTAGATCCTGTATTTTGATAGGATTTGGAGCTTGGGGTCTATCCTTTTTATATTTCATATCTGTCATCGTAACAGCATTATGTTTATCGAAGTTAAATTTCTTAATCTCCTCTTGATTCATGAAACCTCCACAAATATATTTTATCTTTTTACTATTCTTCTTTGAAATCTATCCCGATTGATCATCGTCATCTGCCTACTATATGCAGACCAATTAGTCGGTTGATTTGTTAATTCTCTATCAATTGTCGCAGAACTTCTTTCTTTCTCTTCCTGTAGATAATACATAACTCCTGCAACTGCTGCTTTTTTCTTCTTATCTTGATCCATATGTAACTCCTATACGGGTAAATTGCCGTGCTTCTTAGGTGGCAGTGACTCGCTTTTATATATCATAACTTCCAAGGCATCTATTATGCGTGCTCTGGTTTCGGAAGGACGAATGACTGCATCTATGTATCCTCTTTCGGCAGCTATATATGGATTATTAAACGCTTCCTCATATTCTTGGATCTTTTCCTGACGCTTTTTAGCGGGATCTTCTGCCTCTTTGATCTCTTTACGATAGCTGGATATAATATTCGCCGCACCCTGTGCTCCCATAACAGCTATTTCCGCAGTAGGCCAAGCAAAGACCATATCAGCTCCCAGATGTTGAGAACTCATAGCAATATAAGAACCACCATAATTCTTGCGGGTTACTATCGTCAGTTTGGGTACTGTTGCTTCTGAATAACACCAGAGTAATTTAGCTCCATGTCTGATTATACCACCCCATTCCTGATGTGTTCCGGGAAGGTATCCGGGAACATCGACCAGGGTTAGTAGTGGTATATTGAAAGCATCACAAACTCTTACAAAACGAGATGCCTTATCAGAAGCGTCAATATCGAGACAACCAGCTAATACAAGCGGTTGATTAGCTACAATACCGACCACTCTGCCATTCAAACGGGCAAAACCAATGATTACATTAGTTGCATAATACTGATGTGGTTCAAAAAAGATACCGTCATCCACGATAGAATGGATAACATCCTTCATATCATAACCGGTTTTGGGGTTATCCGGTATAAGAGAATCTAATTCCGGACACAAGCGATGAGGATCGTCACTGCACTTTATCATTAGAGGATCTTCCATGTTATTGCTGGGGAGATAGCTTAAAAGATTTTTTACCTGCTCTATTGTGTCAGCATCATCCTCACAAGCAAAATGGGCGTTTCCACTTTTAGTGTTATGCGCCATTGCTCCACCTAAATCCTCGAAGTTCGTATCTTCGCCTGTTACCGTTTTAATAACTTCAGGACCAGTAATGAACATATAGCTGGTATGTTTTACCATAAAGACAAAATCGGTCATGGCTGGTGAATAGACAGCACCACCGGCACAAGGTCCCATAATCACTGATATTTGAGGAATAACACCCGATGCTCTGGAATTACGGAAAAAGATATTACCATAGCCATACAGAGAATCCACTCCCTCCTCTACTCTGGCACCACCGGAGTCATTCATACCAACAACAGGAACTCCCGCTTTGAGAGCTAAATCCATTATCTTGACTATCTTCTGAGCATGCTTTTCTCCCAAAGAACCACCACGGGACGTAAAATCCTGCGCATAAGCAAAGATCGGTCTGCCATTCACTAAACCATGCCCAGTGATCACTCCGTCAGCCGGGATTTCTATCTTTGGCATACCAAAATTATTGCAGCGATGCTTGACAAACATATCTATTTCACGAAAAGACCCTTCATCAAATAGTAGATTAATTCTTTCTCGGGCTGAAAGCTTTCCTTTATCATGCTGTGCTTGAATTTTATCAGCACCACCCATTTCCAAAATCTTTTTTTCTCTCTCTAAGAGCTGCTCAATCTTTTCATTATTAGTACTCATAGACACTCCTATACAGCGATTAATCAAATCATGTAATATTTTTAAGAACTAAGTTTTTAAGCAAGTTTTTTATCAGAATTGATTGGTTTCTAAATCGAATGATATTATTTAAGCAAGATATATACTGGGAAATTACATGGAGAGGGTTTGAATCAAAAGTATGATGGAGAAATACTTGAGAAAAAACCCGCCTTAACAAGACGGGCTATAATAATACTTTTTAAGTAATTAGCCTATTTTAGACTGGAGATTCTGGAGAAGAGGGACATACTTCTTAATCAAGTCGTCAATTGCTTCTTTCCCTAATTCTTCTAATTTTAATCTCTTAATAGCAGCAACTGTCTTGAACATAGCTACTGTGTCTTCATCGAGTCTGAATGTCAAGCGAACTGCTTTTGATTCATCAAACTCGGTAGTTGTTTTTCTTGGTCTTCCTCGTGGCATTTTTACACCTCACAATTTTTTGTACGAGACCTATAAAAATGCAGAGGAAAAAACGTCAAGTTTTTTCCGAAAATAAAATCTCATTTTGATTAGTTAATAGACACATCAGAAAAGGATTTTGACTTGATGGTCGCATATTAAGTATTTTAATCAATAAAGTGGATAAAAATTATCAAACAAAAAGCTTTACAAAGAATTGCCCCTATTAGTATGAAATGTTTAAAGAAAATACTGGTTCTAATATGATGTAGTATTGATAGTATATATTGATTACTAGGATTGCGAGATAGAAAAATATGTTAATAAAACCAAAGTTGATAAAGATAATAGTTCTTCAATGTTTGATCGTGCTTGTAATTTGCCCCTTTGTGTATGCAACCATTGAGATCAATAATGAGGTTTATTTTGAAGATCTAACCAAACGTCAATTAGAACGATACTTACAAAAGAATTATCATGATAGTTACGACCAATTTGTTAAAAGCAGTATTTTTTACGATTTTATGACCTTTAATTATCAAGAGAGTTATAAGTTCTATCATTTTGAGACAAGAATTATTCGTAGTTCTTTCTTTAATCTTGATTTCCTTACAAAGCCCTTTAATAATTTTTTTGAAATGATCCCTTACGAAGATTATTATGATATCTTTGATCAATACTATTTAAGTGATATTGAGATTCTTTCGCTCAGTGATTGGGGAAAATTACGCATCAACTTGAGTGATTTGACTCAAGGTGATTATTTTATGAAGTTAAATATTAACTTCTTCCGCATCAGAAATTAAGAGAGAAACTGATTAATGAGTGATTTCAAACTCTTTTCAAAATATCAACCGACAGGAGATCAACCTGAAGCTATAGAAGAACTCTTAACCAGTTTAAAGGAGAATCGCAAATATCAGGTACTGTTAGGTGTAACGGGCTCCGGAAAAACATTTACTATAGCTAATGTCATTGCCAAAATAAACAAACCTACATTAATCATTTCTCATAATAAAACTCTGGCTGCTCAGCTCTATGGAGAATTCAAGCAGTTGTTTCCCGAGAATGCCGTTGAGTACTTCATCAGTTATTATGATTATTATCAACCGGAAGCTTATGTCCCTACTAAAGATCTGTATATCGAGAAGGATACTGATATCAACGAACAAATAGATAAACTTCGCCTTAGGGCTACTATGTCTTTGATGGAACGCAGAGATACAATTATAGTGGCAAGTGTCTCCTGTATCTATGGTTTGGGAATTCCTCAAGATTATAAAGAAGCGCTAATATCACTCAAAACAGGTGATGTTATAGAAAGACAGGATCTATTAGAAAGGTTGATAACTATACACTACGGTAGAAATGATATAGCTTTTGAAAGAGGGACATTCAGAGTGCTCGGTGATGTAGTAGAGATCTATCCTGCTTATATGGAACACTCTATCAGGATCGAGTTCTTTGATAATGTTATAGAAAGAATTACTAGAATAAATCCTATCGATAATAAGATTTTGGAAGTAGTCGATAATTACTCTGTATATCCCGCAAAGCACTTCATTACGACACAGGAAAAACTTGAAAGAGCAATAGAATCGATCAAACAGGAATTAGATGAGCAAATAAGGATTTTCATTAGTCAAAATAAGCTTATAGAAGCCCAAAGAATAGAACAACGCACACTCTATGATATTGATATGTTAAAAGAGTTGAATTATTGCTCGGGGATTGAAAACTATTCTCGGCATCTTAGTGGAGTACCTGCCGGTTCACCACCCTTCTGTTTAATGAATTACTTCCCCGAAGACTATCTCGTTATAATTGATGAGTCTCATGCAACCATTCCGCAAATAAATGCTATGTATGGTGGAGATGTATCAAGAAAGAGAAATCTTGTAGATTATGGGTTTCGTCTTCCTTCTGCTTATGATAACCGCCCACTAACTTTTTATGAATTTGATCAATTACTTAATCAAGTAATCTTCGTTTCAGCCACTCCCGGTGATTATGAATTGGAAAAGACATATGGTGTCTTTGTGGAACAGATTATTAGACCTACAGGTTTACCTGATCCACAGATCGTAATTAAACCATTAGCAACCCAAGTTGACGACTTGTTAGAAGAGATTCGGCTCAGAGTAAATGATCGAGATGAA is drawn from Candidatus Cloacimonadota bacterium and contains these coding sequences:
- the uvrB gene encoding excinuclease ABC subunit UvrB; amino-acid sequence: MSDFKLFSKYQPTGDQPEAIEELLTSLKENRKYQVLLGVTGSGKTFTIANVIAKINKPTLIISHNKTLAAQLYGEFKQLFPENAVEYFISYYDYYQPEAYVPTKDLYIEKDTDINEQIDKLRLRATMSLMERRDTIIVASVSCIYGLGIPQDYKEALISLKTGDVIERQDLLERLITIHYGRNDIAFERGTFRVLGDVVEIYPAYMEHSIRIEFFDNVIERITRINPIDNKILEVVDNYSVYPAKHFITTQEKLERAIESIKQELDEQIRIFISQNKLIEAQRIEQRTLYDIDMLKELNYCSGIENYSRHLSGVPAGSPPFCLMNYFPEDYLVIIDESHATIPQINAMYGGDVSRKRNLVDYGFRLPSAYDNRPLTFYEFDQLLNQVIFVSATPGDYELEKTYGVFVEQIIRPTGLPDPQIVIKPLATQVDDLLEEIRLRVNDRDEDNGLGGKILVTTLTKRMAEDLTDYLKEAGVRVRYLHSEVETIKRSKLIRELRLGEYDVLVGINLLREGLDLPEVSLVAILDADKTGFLRSARSLIQTSGRAARNISGKVIFYADKVTPAIKTAIEETNRRREKQLAYNKEHNITPASILKSIEEIMESTTVAEGYQEYEPQKKRSNFEQYLNLESKEEIITLLKKEMKAAAEQLRFEDAAELRDRIFELEHMV